Proteins co-encoded in one Acidobacteriota bacterium genomic window:
- a CDS encoding DUF1800 family protein has translation MTSRISRTFLRILTSLALVSAAVMAAAAQDGDPNSPTPVLLSESDSTRALAQEPGSIRTTADLARAKSPAFLPEDKVELFVTSLDLMDDEGANAFRVYAIDRNQHQFRFPVLAIEPMEGTGGVYRVTILLKDEIRFWDAPAADGDLLIYLTWRGLSSNQVRLGFGRIGGDIKEDPSARPTPFGTKGERAASRIDSVNDISYRWAGDRFRFAQQATFGPNTTLDNKLRRIGLRAWINEQFAGPYPSTGNPFPTNVLQPVNAPALCDGGADDAPANCFRDTYTQYQPQTWFMREALYGDNQLKHRANWALSQIWVTSGNDIQQGRHMVEWWKIINRNSFGNYRNLMKEMTLNATMGDYLSMRESTRTAPNENYAREIMQLFTVGLFMLNQDGTLQLDAQNNPIPTYTQDTVNNLTRVLTGWSFCSAPGANCPTLGTPEVLAGVVNYIDPMIVNPALTTGASNRHDIGAKTLLTYQGSTTSNIPACPTTGAGACGLTCPQTGNCSLVAPTTNAQALAGVQVYSSASLETALDNIFNHPNVGPFVSKILIQHLVTSDPTPAYVARVAAKFNNNGSGVRGDMKAVFRAILLDPEARGDLKTDPNYGKLREPVSYATNFLRAFNARGAAGTGQFDGYITGRGEFNGMAQIPFMAPTVFNYFPPGYGVPGTTLIGQEFAIMNTGTSIQRANFMNRMIMAGGLGSTTVPIAVALPNSPTGLSLDLADLQALVTADTTSSQLLDELNRRMLYGRMTAQNKSTIQTAVNAITLSPTPTAQQILSRVQQAVYLVATSSQYQVQR, from the coding sequence ATGACTAGCCGAATATCGCGAACATTTTTGCGAATTTTGACTTCACTGGCATTGGTCTCGGCAGCCGTGATGGCAGCCGCAGCCCAGGATGGCGACCCGAATTCGCCAACACCGGTATTACTTAGCGAAAGCGATTCGACCCGTGCACTGGCTCAGGAACCGGGGAGCATTCGAACAACCGCCGACCTCGCGAGAGCGAAGAGCCCGGCATTCCTCCCTGAAGATAAGGTCGAACTATTCGTCACCAGCCTCGACCTGATGGACGACGAAGGTGCGAACGCATTCCGCGTTTATGCAATTGACCGAAATCAGCACCAATTCCGTTTTCCTGTCCTCGCCATCGAACCGATGGAAGGCACGGGCGGCGTTTACCGCGTCACGATCCTCCTCAAAGACGAGATCAGATTCTGGGACGCACCGGCCGCTGACGGCGACCTGCTCATTTATCTGACATGGCGCGGGCTTTCGAGCAACCAGGTCAGGCTCGGCTTCGGCCGCATCGGCGGCGATATCAAGGAAGATCCCTCAGCACGCCCAACACCATTTGGTACAAAGGGCGAGCGGGCGGCTTCACGCATCGATTCGGTCAACGATATCTCATACCGCTGGGCGGGTGACCGGTTCCGCTTTGCTCAACAGGCCACATTTGGTCCGAACACGACCCTCGACAACAAACTCCGCCGCATTGGTTTGCGAGCATGGATCAACGAGCAATTCGCGGGTCCATATCCGTCGACGGGAAATCCTTTTCCCACCAATGTTCTGCAGCCCGTCAATGCTCCGGCCTTGTGCGACGGCGGTGCGGACGACGCTCCGGCGAATTGTTTTCGTGACACCTACACTCAATATCAGCCGCAGACATGGTTCATGAGAGAAGCTCTCTACGGCGATAATCAGCTCAAGCATCGCGCAAACTGGGCCCTTTCTCAGATATGGGTGACATCCGGCAACGACATTCAGCAAGGCCGTCATATGGTCGAATGGTGGAAGATCATTAACAGAAACTCGTTCGGCAACTACCGCAACCTGATGAAAGAGATGACGCTCAACGCAACGATGGGCGATTATCTCAGCATGAGGGAAAGCACGCGAACGGCTCCGAACGAAAACTATGCTCGCGAGATCATGCAGCTGTTTACGGTCGGGCTCTTTATGCTTAATCAGGACGGCACCCTGCAGCTTGATGCCCAGAACAATCCGATCCCTACCTACACGCAGGATACGGTAAATAACCTGACGAGAGTCTTGACGGGTTGGAGTTTCTGCAGCGCACCTGGTGCAAACTGCCCAACTCTGGGAACACCGGAAGTTCTCGCAGGCGTTGTCAATTACATTGACCCGATGATAGTCAATCCTGCCCTTACCACGGGGGCAAGTAATCGCCATGATATTGGAGCAAAAACACTCTTGACCTATCAAGGTTCAACAACCTCAAACATTCCCGCGTGTCCCACAACCGGCGCCGGAGCCTGCGGACTGACATGCCCGCAGACGGGAAATTGTTCTCTTGTTGCTCCAACAACCAACGCTCAGGCTCTGGCTGGTGTTCAAGTTTACTCGAGTGCTTCCCTCGAAACCGCTCTCGACAATATTTTCAATCATCCAAATGTCGGCCCGTTCGTCAGTAAGATACTGATCCAGCATCTGGTGACCAGCGATCCGACGCCGGCGTATGTCGCTCGTGTGGCTGCTAAGTTCAACAACAACGGCTCCGGCGTTCGCGGCGATATGAAAGCCGTTTTCAGAGCGATCCTGCTCGACCCGGAAGCCCGCGGCGACCTCAAGACCGACCCGAACTACGGCAAGCTTCGTGAGCCGGTCTCGTACGCGACTAATTTCCTGCGTGCCTTCAACGCACGCGGTGCTGCTGGTACGGGACAGTTCGATGGCTACATAACGGGCCGCGGTGAGTTTAACGGAATGGCTCAGATACCATTCATGGCACCGACCGTATTCAACTACTTCCCGCCGGGATACGGAGTTCCGGGAACGACTTTGATAGGTCAGGAGTTCGCCATCATGAACACCGGAACCTCGATACAGCGAGCAAATTTCATGAACCGTATGATCATGGCCGGTGGCTTAGGCAGCACGACCGTTCCGATCGCGGTCGCATTGCCAAACTCACCAACGGGTTTGTCGCTCGATCTTGCCGACCTTCAGGCACTTGTGACTGCTGACACGACCAGCAGCCAATTGCTCGACGAACTCAATCGCCGCATGCTGTATGGCAGAATGACCGCACAGAACAAGAGCACCATCCAGACGGCTGTTAATGCGATAACTCTTTCGCCTACGCCGACGGCCCAACAGATCCTGAGCCGTGTTCAGCAGGCAGTTTATTTAGTCGCGACATCGTCGCAATACCAGGTACAGAGGTGA
- a CDS encoding 1-acyl-sn-glycerol-3-phosphate acyltransferase: protein MKDTASFKYPSLLVMDLLRLIGYTISKILWLLRYEGVKNIPPNDSPPFLVVSNHQTYIDPVWVCLPMRRRIRYMAFAPAFEWRIVGPLIRYIGAFPVLSDPRFAVTAMKEAVRSLRDGAILTIFPEGAREFADGEMMEFKTGAVRIALDANVPVLPVTISGANRIWPQKQKYPRLFRRVTVKYHPLVDVVEDSSLNHRENLEFWTAKIRSVIENDAANAD, encoded by the coding sequence GTGAAAGATACGGCATCGTTCAAATACCCTTCCCTCCTGGTGATGGATCTCCTGCGTCTGATCGGTTATACGATCAGCAAGATCCTGTGGCTTCTTCGCTACGAGGGTGTTAAAAACATCCCGCCGAATGATTCGCCCCCATTTCTGGTCGTCTCCAACCATCAAACTTACATTGATCCGGTTTGGGTCTGCCTGCCGATGCGGAGGCGTATCAGGTATATGGCGTTCGCTCCTGCATTCGAATGGCGAATCGTCGGCCCGCTGATCAGATACATCGGGGCTTTCCCTGTTTTGTCCGATCCAAGATTTGCGGTCACGGCAATGAAAGAAGCTGTCAGATCGCTGCGCGACGGGGCGATCCTGACCATCTTTCCCGAAGGAGCACGAGAATTTGCAGACGGCGAAATGATGGAGTTCAAGACCGGTGCCGTCCGGATCGCTCTCGATGCCAACGTTCCTGTTCTGCCGGTAACGATCAGTGGAGCTAATCGCATCTGGCCGCAAAAACAAAAATACCCTCGCCTTTTCAGGCGAGTAACTGTCAAGTATCATCCGTTGGTTGATGTCGTCGAAGATAGTTCACTCAACCATCGAGAAAACCTCGAGTTTTGGACTGCGAAGATCAGATCGGTTATCGAAAATGACGCTGCAAACGCAGACTAA
- a CDS encoding DUF1801 domain-containing protein, which yields MQSTAKTPDEYIAGLPEDRQIAISEIRKVINDNLPAGFKECVMYGHIGWVVPKETYPPGYHCDPNLPLGFMSLASQKNHIALYAMCLYGVEEQLDWFKAAWPKHSKKKLNMGKSCIRFSKLEDVPLDLIAELAARVTPQQWVEIYEKARGVAA from the coding sequence ATGCAATCAACTGCAAAAACTCCGGATGAATACATCGCCGGGCTTCCGGAGGATCGGCAGATCGCGATCTCGGAGATCCGCAAGGTCATTAATGACAATCTTCCGGCGGGATTTAAGGAATGCGTGATGTATGGCCACATCGGTTGGGTTGTGCCGAAGGAGACGTATCCGCCGGGCTATCACTGCGATCCGAACCTGCCGCTCGGGTTTATGAGCCTTGCGTCGCAGAAGAATCACATCGCACTTTATGCAATGTGCCTTTACGGCGTTGAGGAGCAACTCGACTGGTTTAAGGCCGCGTGGCCTAAGCACTCAAAGAAAAAGCTCAACATGGGCAAATCCTGTATCCGGTTCTCAAAACTTGAGGACGTGCCGCTCGATCTGATCGCCGAACTCGCCGCCCGGGTCACGCCGCAGCAATGGGTCGAGATCTATGAAAAAGCCCGAGGCGTCGCTGCCTGA
- a CDS encoding PilZ domain-containing protein translates to MDRADSELRTIVQVKESDTETWKEVTKVTTVSRNGAGFSLPRPVIVGRLITLVMPLAPELRAYDEDKELYPVLGLVQYCNQGMVDGKAVYHVGVGFVGKNIPDSFKANPTQSYRISGMKKDGLWEITEAESQFKNRKQPRYWISLPVTISLLQRAEQPVAREETYTQNIAAGGVSVPCSLAAGVGDKVKFACKEIDFYAVAIVRNRKVPSNESPTLHLQFVDVELPVEKVIASRTAQMS, encoded by the coding sequence GTGGATAGAGCAGACTCAGAGTTACGAACAATCGTTCAGGTCAAAGAAAGTGACACTGAAACATGGAAGGAAGTTACGAAGGTAACCACTGTTTCGCGTAACGGAGCCGGGTTCAGCCTGCCGCGTCCAGTGATCGTCGGACGGCTTATCACCTTGGTTATGCCGCTCGCCCCTGAACTGCGTGCGTATGACGAGGACAAGGAACTTTACCCTGTACTCGGCCTGGTGCAGTATTGCAATCAAGGAATGGTAGATGGCAAGGCCGTATACCATGTTGGGGTAGGATTCGTCGGGAAAAATATTCCTGACAGTTTCAAGGCGAACCCCACGCAAAGCTATCGCATTAGCGGTATGAAAAAAGACGGCCTGTGGGAAATAACCGAGGCCGAATCTCAATTTAAGAACCGCAAACAGCCAAGATACTGGATCTCGCTGCCGGTCACGATCTCATTGCTGCAACGTGCAGAACAACCGGTCGCCCGTGAAGAGACATATACGCAGAATATTGCGGCCGGAGGGGTGTCAGTACCCTGCTCCCTTGCCGCAGGGGTCGGTGATAAGGTCAAGTTCGCGTGCAAAGAGATCGATTTCTATGCTGTCGCAATAGTTCGCAACCGCAAGGTTCCTTCAAATGAAAGCCCAACGCTTCATCTTCAATTCGTCGATGTCGAACTTCCGGTTGAGAAGGTCATTGCTTCGCGAACCGCACAGATGTCCTGA
- a CDS encoding serine/threonine protein kinase, translating into MIETGTVLQQRYKIDKQIGQGGMGAVYVATDQRFGSTVAIKETLCMDDNFRKAIEREARLLNSLKHSALPKVTDHFEENGIMFLVMEYIPGEDLCCVLDERGKPFPVDEMVKWGDQLLDALDFLHNQEVPVIHRDIKPQNLKLTPQGQVILLDFGLAKGNPSDVSHQTAAKSIFGYSRSYASLEQIQGTGTDPRSDLYSLAATLYHLLTGVAPEDALTRAMSVLSQKPDPLAPASSLNPAVPRGIAGVLQKAMDLNASERPASAAEMRQMLRESEDYAYLAEPATFIDRNLDPKVFAQPTQLMPEGTKPIFSDPNAKTEVLPGYGSQVTSVRGGDPEAKTNLAAAPLTSVPPAKGRGLGVAAGALMMLLVGVVVAGGLYLVKPSVFGINGDSGKTADTGTTVPVTAGSSVSSNSSTASANATSTQNIPEGEANTAKVLTEDVRPAVPEKPAETTKNVTKPTGSSKASNTNDPNETVMDVQIDDPDIPRGGVVLTDRDSNGKITTLRVNPIGPPNAQRPPPTDGPYPFLPPNFDMRKLTPAQRQKLQRALRNNPELRPPASPKPEN; encoded by the coding sequence ATGATCGAGACCGGAACAGTACTGCAGCAGCGATATAAGATCGACAAACAGATCGGCCAGGGCGGAATGGGTGCGGTCTATGTTGCGACTGATCAGCGGTTTGGCAGCACGGTTGCCATCAAAGAAACGCTTTGCATGGACGACAATTTCCGCAAGGCGATCGAACGCGAAGCTCGTCTGCTCAACAGTCTCAAACATTCTGCACTGCCAAAAGTTACAGATCACTTTGAAGAAAACGGGATCATGTTCCTCGTGATGGAATACATTCCGGGAGAGGATCTATGCTGCGTGCTCGATGAACGAGGGAAACCCTTTCCGGTAGATGAGATGGTCAAATGGGGCGATCAATTGCTCGACGCTCTCGATTTTCTTCATAATCAGGAAGTCCCGGTCATTCACCGCGATATCAAACCCCAAAACCTGAAGCTCACTCCGCAGGGGCAGGTCATTCTGCTGGATTTTGGCCTCGCGAAAGGCAATCCGTCGGATGTGAGCCACCAGACGGCGGCTAAGAGCATATTTGGATATTCACGGAGCTACGCCTCGCTCGAGCAGATCCAGGGAACCGGGACAGATCCGCGAAGCGACCTGTATTCGCTTGCTGCGACGCTATATCACTTGTTGACAGGCGTTGCTCCCGAGGACGCTTTGACACGGGCGATGAGCGTTTTGAGTCAGAAGCCTGATCCGCTTGCACCGGCGAGTTCGTTAAATCCTGCGGTTCCGAGAGGTATTGCGGGTGTTTTGCAGAAGGCGATGGATCTAAACGCCAGCGAACGTCCCGCGTCCGCCGCAGAGATGCGGCAAATGCTTCGCGAGAGTGAAGATTATGCCTATCTTGCGGAGCCAGCGACATTTATCGACCGCAATTTGGATCCAAAGGTCTTTGCCCAGCCGACGCAATTGATGCCTGAGGGCACGAAGCCAATATTTAGCGATCCAAATGCGAAGACTGAAGTCCTGCCGGGTTATGGTTCGCAGGTTACTTCGGTTCGAGGTGGTGATCCGGAGGCGAAAACAAATCTGGCCGCCGCTCCGCTGACTTCGGTTCCGCCAGCGAAAGGCCGTGGGCTGGGCGTTGCGGCGGGAGCTCTGATGATGCTGCTTGTCGGTGTCGTGGTCGCGGGCGGCCTTTATCTGGTCAAACCGTCGGTCTTCGGTATTAATGGAGACAGCGGAAAAACGGCTGATACCGGAACAACCGTTCCCGTCACGGCGGGTTCGAGCGTTAGTTCGAATTCGAGTACAGCTTCGGCAAATGCGACTTCCACGCAGAATATCCCAGAGGGCGAGGCAAATACCGCCAAGGTGCTGACGGAAGACGTTCGGCCCGCGGTACCGGAGAAACCGGCTGAAACAACGAAAAACGTAACTAAACCGACCGGCTCGTCGAAGGCAAGCAATACGAACGACCCAAATGAAACCGTGATGGATGTCCAGATCGATGATCCGGATATACCGCGCGGCGGTGTCGTGTTAACTGATCGCGACTCTAACGGTAAGATCACCACGCTGCGCGTCAATCCGATCGGGCCGCCGAATGCACAGCGTCCTCCACCGACTGATGGCCCATACCCGTTTTTGCCCCCGAATTTTGACATGCGCAAGTTAACGCCCGCGCAGCGGCAGAAACTGCAGCGCGCCCTGCGAAATAATCCAGAGCTTCGACCGCCGGCTTCGCCAAAACCTGAGAATTAG
- the gyrA gene encoding DNA gyrase subunit A → MDSLLERNQINIEDEMRRSYLDYAMSVIIGRALPDVRDGLKPVHRRVLWAMSELGNTFNKPYKKSARVVGDTIGKYHPHGDTAVYDTVVRMAQEFSMRYMLVDGQGNFGSIDGDNAAAMRYTEVRMAKITTEVLDDIEKETVDFQPNYDESLSEPKVLPTKVPLLLVNGSEGIAVGMATKIPPHNLTEILEGTIELIKNPAMTIDELISFIPGPDFPTAGFIYGREEIHRAYKTGRGIIQMRARAVVDEIGRGDRVKDAVVITEIPYQVNKAKLIEKIAELVHEKRLDGISEIRDESNREGMRIVIELKRDAVPQVVLNKLYKLTPMQSSFGIISIAIVDGQPKLLTLKDMLEAFVEFRREVVRRRTEFDLRKAQARAHILEGLNKAIDALDYIIPLIRNSRSVDEARQWLTANLSTASEISTWRGVTGEKSKEQFVKELNKVISSLDFSEIQAQAILDLQLRRLSALERQKILDEYAELIKYIAELENILQNESVLRQVIVDELTEVKRLFGDERRTVIVDAGVELSIEDLIPDEDVAITVTNAGYIKRTPVTAYTRQGRGGKGRLGAKAKNDDFVEHLFIASTHAYLMIFTDDGQVFKMKVHEIPEGDTSARGKAVVNLVQLSSERKLVAVMPVRDFAEEIYLTMVTKQGIIKKSSLADYQNIRASGINAINIDEGDELLEVIRTDGKRQIFVATHDGMAVKFNESDVRPMGRVARGVRGVNLRKGDYVVSVCSVSPEGTEKILSVSEKGFGKQTMVDSYRLTKRGGIGVINMKTTEKTGKVVAAFPVEEDSEIMIITQQAKLIRLGVDKIRETGRSAQGVTLIKCGDDDLVTSASLLAMDEEDD, encoded by the coding sequence ATGGATTCACTCTTAGAACGCAATCAGATCAATATCGAAGACGAAATGCGGCGGTCGTATCTCGACTACGCAATGTCCGTCATCATTGGCCGAGCCTTGCCCGACGTGCGCGACGGGCTCAAACCTGTTCATCGCCGTGTACTCTGGGCAATGAGCGAACTTGGCAATACCTTCAACAAGCCGTATAAAAAGTCGGCTCGTGTGGTTGGCGACACTATCGGTAAATATCATCCTCACGGCGACACGGCCGTTTACGATACTGTCGTGAGAATGGCTCAGGAATTTTCCATGCGTTACATGCTCGTTGACGGGCAGGGAAACTTTGGTTCGATCGACGGCGACAATGCTGCCGCGATGCGATATACCGAGGTCCGCATGGCGAAGATCACGACCGAGGTCCTCGACGATATTGAGAAGGAAACCGTCGATTTTCAGCCTAACTACGACGAGTCGCTTTCGGAACCAAAGGTTCTTCCGACCAAGGTTCCTCTTCTTCTGGTCAACGGATCAGAAGGTATCGCCGTCGGGATGGCGACAAAGATCCCGCCGCATAACCTGACCGAGATACTTGAAGGAACTATTGAGCTGATCAAGAATCCGGCGATGACGATCGACGAACTGATCAGTTTCATTCCTGGGCCCGATTTTCCGACGGCGGGCTTTATCTATGGCCGCGAAGAGATCCATCGTGCTTACAAAACGGGCCGTGGGATCATTCAAATGCGTGCCCGGGCAGTGGTTGACGAGATCGGCCGCGGCGACCGTGTTAAGGATGCGGTCGTGATCACGGAGATCCCGTATCAGGTAAATAAAGCTAAGCTTATCGAGAAGATAGCGGAACTGGTTCATGAGAAGCGCCTTGACGGCATCTCGGAGATCCGCGACGAATCGAACCGCGAGGGCATGCGCATCGTTATTGAACTCAAACGCGATGCCGTGCCGCAAGTCGTACTTAACAAACTCTACAAACTGACGCCAATGCAGTCGTCGTTCGGCATCATAAGCATCGCGATCGTTGACGGGCAGCCGAAATTGCTGACGCTCAAGGATATGCTTGAGGCTTTCGTTGAGTTTCGGCGCGAGGTTGTACGTCGCAGGACGGAATTTGACCTTAGGAAAGCTCAAGCGCGCGCTCATATTTTGGAGGGCTTGAACAAGGCGATCGACGCTCTTGATTATATTATTCCGCTGATCCGTAATTCGCGTTCGGTGGATGAGGCCAGACAATGGCTGACCGCCAATCTTTCCACGGCAAGCGAGATCTCAACTTGGCGCGGTGTTACCGGTGAGAAGTCGAAAGAGCAGTTCGTTAAGGAACTCAACAAGGTGATCTCTAGCCTTGACTTCTCTGAGATCCAGGCTCAGGCGATCCTCGATCTGCAGTTACGCAGACTTTCGGCCCTCGAACGTCAGAAGATCCTCGACGAATACGCGGAGCTCATTAAATATATCGCCGAGCTCGAGAATATCCTTCAGAACGAAAGCGTGCTCCGGCAGGTCATTGTTGATGAGTTGACCGAGGTGAAACGCCTTTTCGGAGACGAACGCCGTACAGTGATCGTCGATGCCGGAGTGGAACTCAGTATCGAAGATCTGATCCCCGACGAAGACGTCGCGATCACGGTCACAAACGCCGGCTACATCAAGCGAACACCGGTCACCGCGTACACCCGGCAGGGCCGTGGCGGCAAAGGGCGTTTGGGGGCGAAGGCCAAGAATGACGATTTCGTCGAGCATTTGTTTATCGCCTCGACGCATGCTTATCTGATGATCTTCACAGACGACGGGCAGGTATTTAAGATGAAGGTTCATGAGATCCCTGAGGGAGATACATCGGCTCGCGGAAAGGCGGTCGTGAATCTCGTCCAACTCTCATCAGAACGCAAACTCGTGGCGGTTATGCCGGTTCGCGATTTTGCTGAGGAAATCTATCTCACGATGGTCACCAAGCAGGGAATTATTAAGAAATCCTCGCTTGCCGACTATCAGAACATCCGTGCGTCGGGCATTAACGCGATCAACATCGACGAAGGCGACGAGCTGCTCGAGGTCATCCGCACCGACGGAAAGCGGCAGATATTTGTCGCGACCCATGACGGAATGGCGGTCAAATTTAACGAATCCGACGTTCGTCCGATGGGCCGTGTGGCGAGAGGTGTGAGGGGCGTCAATCTTCGCAAGGGCGACTATGTCGTATCGGTCTGCTCTGTTTCTCCTGAGGGAACTGAGAAGATCCTTTCCGTTTCCGAAAAAGGCTTTGGCAAGCAGACGATGGTGGACAGCTATCGCCTGACCAAGCGCGGCGGTATCGGCGTTATCAATATGAAAACGACCGAGAAGACGGGCAAGGTCGTTGCGGCGTTCCCGGTCGAGGAAGACAGTGAGATCATGATCATCACCCAGCAGGCGAAGCTGATCCGCCTGGGCGTTGACAAGATCCGCGAGACGGGCCGCTCGGCTCAGGGCGTCACGCTGATCAAATGCGGCGACGACGATCTGGTCACAAGTGCATCGCTGCTCGCGATGGATGAGGAAGACGACTAA
- a CDS encoding DNA-3-methyladenine glycosylase 2 family protein: MPNTVFIDTPENFSFRATVYSHGWCELAPFTLDTENWRLSYVFRDEKIGAVPAVIFEEKKKIRIDLGGNGFDEQRVLSDVRHLLRLDDDLGGFYDSIAGHERLKWVGDRRAGRLLRSPTVFEDLVKTICTTNCSWALTKIMVGNLVEKLGVAAGSEPGAIATGFRTFPTAEAMASMNEDFYRNEMRAGYRAPYFVELAESVASGKLDPEQWLTSGLPTADLKKEMKKVKGVGDYAAENLLKQVGRYDGLALDSWLRSQFYKNHNGEKKCDDKKIEKHYERFGEWRGLVIWCDMTEKWITEDAAASDTAE; encoded by the coding sequence ATGCCAAATACAGTATTTATCGATACGCCGGAGAACTTCAGTTTTAGAGCGACGGTTTATAGCCATGGCTGGTGCGAACTGGCGCCATTCACATTGGACACCGAGAACTGGCGGCTGAGCTATGTTTTTCGTGACGAAAAGATCGGAGCGGTCCCGGCAGTTATTTTCGAGGAAAAAAAGAAGATCCGGATCGATCTCGGCGGAAATGGTTTTGACGAGCAACGAGTGCTTAGCGATGTCCGGCATTTGCTGAGACTGGATGACGATCTTGGAGGCTTTTATGATTCGATAGCCGGCCACGAACGCCTGAAATGGGTCGGCGACAGACGTGCCGGCCGGCTGCTGCGTTCGCCCACCGTTTTTGAGGATCTCGTAAAGACGATCTGCACCACCAACTGCTCCTGGGCGCTGACGAAGATCATGGTTGGGAATCTGGTCGAAAAACTCGGGGTAGCGGCCGGGTCAGAACCGGGAGCGATAGCGACTGGGTTCAGAACATTCCCAACCGCCGAAGCTATGGCGTCGATGAATGAAGATTTCTACCGCAACGAAATGCGAGCCGGTTACCGAGCTCCTTATTTCGTCGAGCTCGCCGAATCCGTCGCTTCTGGCAAACTGGATCCTGAACAATGGCTAACCAGTGGCCTCCCGACGGCTGACCTGAAGAAAGAAATGAAAAAGGTCAAGGGCGTTGGGGATTACGCGGCCGAAAACCTGCTTAAACAAGTAGGCCGCTACGACGGCCTCGCCCTGGATTCCTGGCTCCGCTCGCAGTTCTATAAAAATCACAATGGCGAAAAGAAATGCGACGACAAAAAGATCGAAAAACACTATGAAAGATTCGGTGAGTGGCGTGGCCTCGTTATTTGGTGTGATATGACCGAGAAGTGGATAACGGAGGATGCGGCCGCGTCAGATACGGCTGAGTAA
- a CDS encoding PilZ domain-containing protein → MLTATPEQTRSITPVAPKPTVVKENRRIQRISLPLPVRVESKIDAETSWNEITRLSDVSAFGAGFVLKRPLKRGRLAVLTLPMPRQLRSFDFTEPQYRIWAVVRRCISVGRTIDKPEYSVGVGFIGKTPPDSYLHNPAQLFDIFHREDNGQGFWHVGPADLLADDSSLPTDIRKQTRFHIPESLKIDRVDALGNILESETTVTENISLGGAAVFTSMKADAGTFLRVSSDRFNVTILSVVRASRVGQDGITRLHLEFIDRLFPLEGIS, encoded by the coding sequence ATGCTTACCGCAACGCCCGAACAGACACGCTCCATAACACCCGTCGCTCCTAAACCGACGGTCGTTAAGGAGAACCGTCGGATCCAGCGAATTTCGCTGCCTCTGCCAGTTCGGGTCGAGTCTAAGATCGACGCCGAGACGAGTTGGAACGAGATCACGCGTCTGAGTGATGTTTCAGCTTTTGGAGCGGGCTTCGTCCTAAAGCGTCCGTTAAAGCGTGGCCGCTTGGCGGTACTAACGCTACCTATGCCGAGACAGCTTCGCTCATTTGATTTCACCGAACCGCAATACCGGATCTGGGCTGTTGTTCGCCGATGTATATCAGTTGGCCGCACCATCGACAAACCGGAATATTCCGTCGGGGTCGGCTTTATCGGCAAAACACCTCCCGATAGCTATTTGCATAACCCCGCGCAGCTTTTCGACATCTTCCACCGCGAAGACAATGGCCAGGGCTTCTGGCATGTCGGCCCGGCCGATCTCCTTGCCGATGACAGCAGCCTTCCGACTGATATCCGAAAACAGACCCGCTTTCACATACCCGAGAGTCTGAAAATAGACCGCGTCGATGCTCTGGGAAATATATTGGAATCCGAAACAACCGTCACCGAGAACATCAGTCTGGGTGGAGCCGCTGTTTTTACTTCAATGAAAGCGGATGCAGGTACTTTTTTGCGTGTCTCCAGCGACCGATTTAATGTTACAATACTATCGGTGGTGCGTGCTTCCCGCGTCGGTCAGGATGGCATTACGCGGCTGCATCTGGAGTTCATCGACCGTCTATTCCCTCTTGAGGGTATCAGCTAG